TTAAAATTTAAGAGAACAAAGTTAGAATCAAAGTCAAAAATTATGAATtagttctaaaataaaataaaacaacaaTAGCAGCAGCCAGCAGCTCCAAAGCAACAGCAAGTCAGCAGCGACTCGGATTAGCACCACCTCGATAATTTGATCATTAAATTACTCCTCGATCTCAATGGTTTCAAGATCATTGACATTTTATTAAAGCcctgtaataaaaaaaaacaattcagATATGTAAATGGAGAAagaaagaaactgaaatgaagaactaaaacaaataaaaagttaaaaataacaaatcaattaaaattcaaaaattcgaaTTACAAAAGCGTAGAAAATTCGAACAAATAATCACTTCACATACGAGCAAATAATCAAAGAAAATCCGAGCATTAAATCACCAAAatatcgatccataaatcaccATATTTCTAACCATAAATCAATGCAAATTCAAACCATAAATCAAAGCAAATTCAAACCAGTCGATTAAAGTTAAACAAAAAAATGATGAATCAAAGGGAAAACTATACAGAAATTAAGAGAGTAAGAGATTATTACCTTTGAATTTTTTATGAAGCAGGGAAGGAGAGTAGGGGAGACCGAGAATGAAAGATGACTGATTGAGGGGACGACCGCCGGCGAGGTGAGGCAGGCAGGCAGCCGCCAGGGAGAGAGTGGGAgccttgaggagagagaattagggttggAAGGAATGAGAGGTTTGGGGCTGGCTAATTTGGTGATATTAGGGTTTTAGTATTTTATATGTTGGTCTGTTGGGCCAATATTTTGGCCTTAAAAACGGAGTTTGTGTTCGGTTTTATTCGTGATTGTTGGAGTTTTTAATTTGTTCGGGTTAGTCTTAAAAACGGAGTATGTTAGAATTTAAGTCATACTATTATTCCTAACACTACCAGAAAATTTAGATACGGAGGCAACACTTTGAGGCAATTCaatttttatggcctctaaaagTGTCTTTTAGCATTAGTTAATTATGCTAGCCTCTAAAAGTTACTTTGAGGGTCGGTGAAATTTAGCCTGCccctaaaagtactttttagcataaaaaggttatttagcatcaaaaaaaattaagttgcccctaaaaagtaccttttagcattaatgaaataacaGTTGCCTCTAAAACTATTTTTTAGCGTCAATTAAATATACGTTGCCCCTAAAatgtactttttagcattaatgaaataatggttgcccctaaaacatatttttagcatcagaaaataatggttgcctctataaaaaaaaaaaagaattagcATCAGTTAAACTttagttgcccctaaaaagtactttttagcattaatgaaataatggttgcccctAAAACATGTTTTTAGCATcagaaaataatggttgcccctataaaaaaaattagcatCAGTTAAACTttagttgcccctaaaaagtactttttagcattaatgaaataatggttgcttttaaaacattttttttagcGTCAGAAAATAATGGTTGTCTCTATAACATTTTTTAGCATCAGTTAAATTgtagttgcccctaaaaagtacttttaacattattaaaataatgtttgCCTCAAAATGTTAATTTTTTGCATTAGTGAAGTTTAGGTAGCCTCTAAAAGTCTTTTCAACAATTATTGAAATTTAGATTGCCCTAAAAGTTGTTTGTAACACTAGTAAAATATAAATTACCATACTAACTATCTTCTAAATATATGTTGCAAAAGTCTATATAGAAAATTCAAGACATGATATTGTTGGGTTCCTCacattttagctttaaaacaaCTAACAAAACTATATCAAGCTCAACATCCTATTAAATATTGTTAAATTATATAAGAGGGTAAGTATAAATACATATCAAGTTGTGACCTCATGTGACCCGTTATTCTCGAACCATTTACAACCATTAACACGTGACCAATTTAAATTGATCCATTTACAATCTCAACTCATTTAACCCAACCTGAATCGGTTGTAAATTTATTCAAATATTTTATCTCTGCTAAACTCAAACACAAAGCCTAATCACAATTTAGCACCAATTTTTCCTTTGAATAAAATATGCGATTTAtagcttgttttttttttccttttttggtataTAAGAAATTTTATTAACCAAAAAACAAAGTAAAGTTTATACAAGCTCAACCAAACTTAGTCACACAACAAACTGAAGTCTTAAGCTTGGGAGATATTTGAGTGTTTGAGTTAGTGATTGCTCCATCCTAAACATCGATTGGCCATCCTTTTGTTCTTGAAGAACCTTGCTATCGAGACCCTGTGAGACGGCTTCGTGCAGATAACGAAAAGAGAACAAGGACTAATAGACCTTTCATTCTTGGAACTGCCTTCCTTGCTTTCATCCCTTGTGGCGAACTAGACTGAGAATTTTTTATAAAGAGGTATGTAGtcgcttaagcgaagcttttgTTTACTCGCTTATTAGAAGCTTTTGGAAAGAAAGGCAAGTCTTTAACTCGGGTACGAAACAAACTACGCTATTCCTCCCATCTCATAAGAGTGAAAAGAAATTTCATACTGTTCCTGACCCATACCCATGAGCATTGGCCCGACTTTCCCCAATTCCCACCACCGGCCCGCCGCAGGCGCGAAGCGTGGTAGGCCCGCGCCGAGGGAGCATAGGGAGGAACCCGGACCCAGATCGAGCCCGGGATCCTATTGGAAATGGGAAGATCTAGGATAGGCGGCCAACCTCCTGGAGAAAGCCCGGTAACCTAAAGACAAAGGAAGCCTGCCCATTAGGGTGTTCCATAGAAGCCCTCTCTCCGGACTTAACCTAGACCTTTATCCGGGCGAGGTCTCTGGTTCAAGTCCAGGATGGCCCAGCTGCGCCAGGGAAAAGAATAAGAATCGAAGAAGCGCCTACTAGGGCGGTGGACTACTTCATTAGGGAAGGCTGCTCAGTCTCTTCAAATCCGCCCAGAAATCTCCAATGGGATAGAAAGAACGCGAAGCGCTAGCGCTTATCCTGCTAATCGTGGGTCTTGATAAGTACCTGACAGACTGAAGGCTTGGAACGAAAAAAGAGCCCTGCCCTTTTCCTTCGCTACTAGGAGAGTAAGCAACTTCTATTAGCTGGGATGGGTAAGAGAGGGTCTCTCTTACTCTGAAGGGTAGCGCAATGTGCGTACCTTTCAGCAAGCGAAATACACTTGCACTTATCTCTAAGCTTTTTCTGGGAGGCTCGTTGACGATAACCAAACCCCTGTCTTTCCCTCACTCAAATTTAGATATGGAGTATAAGGTATGAAGtcgcttaagcgaagcttttggAAGGTTTTGATTATAATCATCTCCACTTGGATAACTAGAAGGCCTCCGTTGATTGTGTACGAACAAAATACGAGTCCAAAGGCAGGGTAAGAAAGGAATGAAATAAAGTTAGTGTACCAAAGCTAAACGAAGAAAattacaaaacaaaaaaaaaccaaaaactagCAATCAACTTAGGTCTAAACTAGTAAGTtacaaactgaaaatttcacgTTTCTTCTATATATGCTTCAACCATCCTTTGCAGCACTTTTAGTCCTCGCCGGCAGGTATTTGTGAAGTCGACCCACGTCACAGCCCATCAGCAGCACCATTGTGCAGAAGGAAGCAGATATATATAACTGAACCAGCAGGTGTGCAAGGACTTAGCCGGCACCCCATCATCAGCACAGTTATGCAGACAAGAATGGGTAATGTTTTGCAAAGAAGTATGCAATAGCTCAGATAAAGAAAGCAAATCAGCAGAACATAACAAGCCCATCTCAGCATGGACACCCAGACCAGCTGCTGCAACGCTGCATCATCTCTACATATATACACTAGGAGATTTAAGTACCACATAACATGTTGACCAGAAGAGTACCTGCTGATATGAGCTGAAAGCTAGAGATCAGACCCGAGATTGTAAAACAAGAGTAGAACTCAAATGACGATATGAGACTTTCAAAAGTTTGTATAAACCTGTATACTTGGTTGTGTCGGCAGAACATAATCATACAAATATGTGAATGTAAATCTCCACTTAATAAATAGTGCTTCTAGTTCACAAAACTAAAGTAATACTCTGTTTAAGTATGTAAAatagaaagaaataaaattaaaagcaaTCAAGCATCCTACATAAAGATGCAACAAGACTtaaagaaatcaaaagtaaGCGTATAAGATAGCAAACAAACGATAAAGAAAAAAACGACACAAACATAGAAAGTCAACTCTGGTAACGTTGACCAGAATTAACAGCAAGCAGGCAAGTAGTTATACAAGCAGGCAAGCGTTTGAGAAAAGTAATTATCTAACAAGAGTCTTCGTATTCTAACCTTACAAATGGTTCATAGATATCCTCGCTTGCCAGTGATTTATCGTGAAACAGCCGGGCCCTTTTGGGGTTTGCTGCAGAAAGGGAAAAAGTTCAGAAAATAAGCCAAcaataagttaaacaaaatcAGATGACTAGATGTATCTGCATTTACCAGTGAGCATTTCATCGATCAAAGAAAGGACATATATAAACTGGTGAAAGGTTGGACATTTTAGCTACTGACGCCTCCTTCAGATAGTCTCACAGTAATAAGTAGGAAACAACTTATGGTCCATGCTATTTCTTTCTGTCAGAAAGCAGATTAAGCCGAACATGTTCTGAGAATGAACATATAACAAATTGTTACATTACAACTCAAGGCAACAAACCTAATGAGCAACGGCACAGTAGTCGAGCAAAACCAGGGTGGAAGTTGCAGTGCTTTGCTCAGCTAGTGCCATATAAACGCACTTCTAGCAATTGCTTAAAAATGAGAATCCAAACTGTCTTAAAAAGTTAAAAGCTCTCTTGAAGTAACTAAGATGAAAAAGAACACCAAAGTAAGACACATATAAAGCATATTGAAACATATTGAAACATATTATAAGTACTTGGTCTTAAAATCTCTCTTGTAGTAACCAAAATTCTAACGAACTACAGATGGCGTAAAGTTAAATTATTCAAGTCAAGCTTCTCATGCAACAAACTGTTTGCAGTTGCAGATAAGGCTATAACATCTGAGTATCCGACCCATGCGTAATCACAACCAGAAAGAAAATAGTGTAGCGTTTACCGTAAAATAAAAGGATAGTTCAACTCAGACATCAGACATCAAGTAACCATTGAAGCAAAGAGGCGTACCTGGAAGTCTCGAGGCACTTGATAACTACTGAATATTATTATTAGTAGTTAAAAGAAACAAGAGAAGCAAAACACTATATACAGTAATAGACACATAGATGACCCTCCAACATCACAATCAGCTGCTGCACATTCAatcaaacacacacacacacaacaccaGATAAACAATTCACATTCAAAAACTATCTATTTATCCTATTATGTTTATCAAAATTGTTTACCAAATCAACCTAGAACTAGAGGAAACTACTAGTTGTGTTACAATTGAGGATTACAAGGCTCTGTTATAAACTGAACCATCCAAGTTCGAGTTGAACAGAATATTGTTTGAAAAAAGTACCAAAAATTAATTTACAAGAACCACTAATGTAACTCACTAAACTAAATTACGAAAAGAAACTGATTTTTCCAACCATAAACGGAAAAAACTATCGCAAAGATTATCCAGTAATCTAGATGATGATttaacaaaattcaaaaaacaagCAAATGCTACAGTAATTGCATTGAGGGATACAAGTAGAAATTGCACACAGCCATAGagataaataaaaagaatcaaATTGAGTTATTAAAAATATGAACTAGGCAAAAATACGAATTGTTACTTCAATTGAAAAAAGTCCGAAACAAAATTTCACCCAGCCAAAGAGGGGAAAAACGAAccaggttgtataattaaacaAAATTAATCCAACAAACACAATCGAATTGAGTAATCGggttacaaaattcaaaaaactaaCAAGCCTGAAATAAGACTGTATTTCAAAGATTATTCGATTTATGACGATAATCCtaaataaaccctagaaatttgggGGTAATAATTAAGGCGCAGGAGAAAGAGAAAACTACCCGTAGATCTTTGGGAGGTAGAATAAACTGAGACGCCTTACGAAAGGATCAGATAATGATTTCCCGGCAATGGAACGCAAGTCAACGTTACAGAGCTTTGTCCATGGATTTGATTATTTGGAATTGATTTGCTAATTGTCTGTGCATCCGGTTGATTAGCACATCTATTTGACTTACTTGGAAGTGATTTTTGCGACAAATCTGGCAAAGATTTGCGAAGTAAAGCATCTAGCCATTGAAGAGATGAAGTTGGGGGTATTCTCTCATCTTTTCTGGAGTAGAAGTCGGTtgagagttatttttttttgttttttttgttttggatgAAGGAGATGAGATTTTGGGAGGCGCGCATCTCAAAATATAATCCCGCTTGTTAATGCTTTTGGCTCCCGCTAAATTGAGGGTTAAATTATTTTtaagattttttaaaaaattaaaaaattataagatAAGTGCTCCTAATTAGGAGTTAGTTAAATAAGTGATTATTCAGTTTCAGAATCGGAATTGTTTAAAAATCCAATTGGGTGTTCATCCTTTCGAGTTGCTTAAACTATATAGTACTGTATTTGAATTAACTGTAAATTCAAACATAACTTTTTGAAACTAATGGATCTTATTAGATATAGTATAGGGAGTACTTAACTATTTAATCGAGTCATAAAAAATTACTTTATCTGAAATAATAAGtaagttatttatttagttaCTCTCTTTGTTTTTATGTTAAGGTGATATAATTCCATGTCAGATTAACTTATTGGCTatgttttaatttgttaaaaacaATTGATCTAAATCGACACATGCACGTTATAACTAAGTTGTGCGTGCGGTATGCTCACATTATTATACCTGAATTTCTTCTAAATATAATTTATCTGATTGGACCTGATCGATCTACATCATTAAAACTTAATTATATGAACTGATTGTACTTGATAAGTCTTGTATATTACAAGAGTAAAAAGATAGGACCTTATTGAAAACTATCTTAGCTGATTGAGCTCAAGACCCAATTCGATACATATCCTATTCATTCGAAGAAGTCAAATTTACTTAATCAATTGAATAAGCTAGTTAATGTTAATTAATTTCTTAAATACTTACTAAGTTAGTCGTTATGGGGGTATTTAGTTTGCCATGCTGAACAAAACATGTGGTATTaagaatcaaattaattctaagttAAGCTATATGTTGTTCCACAAAAGTGATAGATTTGACGAGCATGTGGTTTCTAAAACGTTTTGAAAATGCGAAACGATAAAATGGTTTCGAAACGTCTAAAAACATTTCCTCGTAATCCTTTTATCCGTTTCCGTTTTCAATTTCTCGTTTCCGTATAACCAAGAAGCTATACCATCCTAGTTTCAATCCTAATTTCATACAACTTACACATATGAATGAATTCTTATACCATCTTAGTTTCATTCTTCATTTCATACCACTTTATACACATATGAATGAATTCTACATGTAGTTTGGGATGGAAGGAGTATGATGCTAAACATTTCATACAACATAATTATTATCTGTTATTGAACTAATTAACTCGCAAATATGCACCCGTTTAATAACTATTTCGTTTCATACAAACTCGAATATGAAACGACTCGATTAATTATGACACATCCCAATTCTATGTGCAAAAAATGACCAAGAAATGAACCATCAAAccgatttttttattattttctgaaacttttttaataaatatgTATTTTTACTCACATATTGGCTAGagttttaaaaatatttaagagaaaatgaagaaataaaaaacaataaaagaaaataaatgaataaataaagGAAAAGTAAAGCTCAAGTTACTCATGTTACACAAGAGCTAATACTGTGCACAAAAGTAAAAGGTAAACCTTGCCCGTGCTACATATGTATGAGCTATATATTACGCATAAAATGTcaaaaatatcaaaatcgaaaaattaaattttagtaTTTTCCGAAACTTTTGTAATATATATGAACTTTAACTCAAATATTCTCTAaagtttataaaatatttatgagATAAGAAGAACTAACCAAAAGaaaatgatatatatatatatatatatatatatatatatatatatatatatatatatatatatatatatatatatatatatatatatatatatatatatatatatatatatatatatatatatatatatatatatatatatatatatatatattcgaaCCTGAGTCGGAGAGGCAACTCGACTTGCTTTAAATTTTCACGATGAGAACTCTTTCATTAAAAGTCAAAATGTAAAGTTTAGGTTCCGTTGTATTTGACTcctttgtctgaacttatattatctgagtTAATTCgaaattatttgaacttaactgaatttatctgaatttattttgtctcaaaaaaacttattttgccCGAACCAAACATATTTATGTGTAAAAATGtctaaaaaaaacttatttttttataaactaattaatattatttgaacttaaattaatttatcAGAAATTATctagttttttcttttttgtctgAAGTAAGTCaaaataattcgaataaaacaGAATCTTGTGAAAAATATTGAACATGAAAAAATTGAATATGACAAACAAAAATGAATATGACACAACTCGATTATGACCCAACCTAATTCTTAGttgtaaaaaaataattcaaaatcgAACCATCATATGTAAAGCAATTGGTACATGAGAATTTTCATAAAAGGTCAAAAGTAAAGGACTAGgacaacaaaaataataaaattagatTGACAACAATAAAtaccaaaaatgaaaagaaaatatacAACGGGATCGAACCCGGGTTGCTCTGCTACGTATGGGTTGAGGTAACCAATGTGACAAAGTAAGTATTGTGATTATTTTGTAAGCGTTTTATAATCTAACGGCTGTATTCTTATTTTTAGGCAAAACGTTTAATTCGTCCATCTTCTTGATTGTAACTGAACTTTCCTCTTTTGTTCCTTCCgcgattcttgttgttcttgttgtaaatttttctttttttttggttgcAAATTCCATATTCTGCTGGATTCTTAAAATCGACTTGGAATTTTTTAGTTTTCAACAATTATTCCCTCCAAAAAAAATCCCGCAATATTTGGGATATAGAAACTAcaattagggttttttttttcttttctctggGATATAGAAACTACAAAAATATCGATTGGTTCCTTGCAGAGAATAATTGTTGACGATTAAAAACTTCCATCTCGATTTTGTGGACTTCGGAACTGAGTGACGAATTCAACTTGCTTGCACGAATTCAGGTACTTGCAGTAATTTCCATTATTTTTTCGCGAATTCGAGTTGGTTCCATAGCAGTGCAGTAATTTCCATTATTTGTTCGTGAATTCGAGTTGGTTCCATAGCAGTGCAGTAATTTCCATTTTTTTTCGTGAATTCGAGTTGGAACTAATGCAATTGATGTAATCTTCCATTAATTTTACGTATTCTTTGTGTTCATTTGTGAATTCGAGTTGGAATTATTGCAATTGATTATGCTTTGAATTCGAGTTGTAATTTTTGTAATTGATTATTTGTGAAATTAATTTTACTGGACTTTGTGTTAATTTGTGAATGGAATTAGAAACTGTGACCAGGAATGAACTCAAACATACCCATTGGATTTTTTAAGAAAACTAAAGTTTACTTAGAACTATACTATAATCAGTCAGA
This sequence is a window from Spinacia oleracea cultivar Varoflay chromosome 1, BTI_SOV_V1, whole genome shotgun sequence. Protein-coding genes within it:
- the LOC110793098 gene encoding uncharacterized protein isoform X3 → MLTANPKRARLFHDKSLASEDIYEPFVRDDAALQQLVWVSMLRWACYVLLICFLYLSYCILLCKTLPILVCITVLMMGCRLSPCTPAGSVIYICFLLHNGAADGL
- the LOC110793098 gene encoding uncharacterized protein isoform X1; the protein is MLTANPKRARLFHDKSLASEDIYEPFVSRYSSGQHVMWYLNLLVYICRDDAALQQLVWVSMLRWACYVLLICFLYLSYCILLCKTLPILVCITVLMMGCRLSPCTPAGSVIYICFLLHNGAADGL
- the LOC110793098 gene encoding uncharacterized protein isoform X2, which gives rise to MLTANPKRARLFHDKSLASEDIYEPFVRYSSGQHVMWYLNLLVYICRDDAALQQLVWVSMLRWACYVLLICFLYLSYCILLCKTLPILVCITVLMMGCRLSPCTPAGSVIYICFLLHNGAADGL